A single window of Ferrimonas balearica DSM 9799 DNA harbors:
- a CDS encoding antitoxin Xre/MbcA/ParS toxin-binding domain-containing protein: MSDQTHRPEALLELLAKAFDGEQDKALEWFDSPVPALGGRTPAALYKSEDPSD, from the coding sequence TTGAGTGACCAGACACACCGCCCAGAAGCTCTGCTGGAACTGCTTGCTAAGGCGTTTGACGGTGAACAGGACAAGGCGCTGGAGTGGTTCGATAGCCCTGTACCAGCGCTTGGTGGCCGCACCCCTGCGGCGCTCTACAAGTCCGAAGACCCGAGCGATTAG
- a CDS encoding sensor domain-containing diguanylate cyclase, giving the protein MGKRGRAPYRILVGRFATATLLGALGFWINCHPIPLFSNIELVLGNTLILLCASRLGLAYTLWCAALAISGLAMTWGNFYIYLTYGLEALVVWQLRRRGWYLLYADFFYWCLIGMPLTALLIQQFFTIPTDYQLVTVVKQGFNGLLYTALASLISLLLPAGWFRRIRQQPHVTRNFREKLVHAVLVMLSLVFMVSMLVASRNMVVTHQQLLASNLHERSAHLVHEYHRYLDYHQRVVSLAGQWFSNGIAPSQWQARLNQLHRQNAGFLTMLVADEAGQVIAASPGQHLLDGTSGLNVADRHYFTVPMNEHRPYLSDLLQGRGFGQDPIIAISAPIMGPGHRPIGIVEGSLDLAGIAAENDQSHWGDVTTVLTDATGRIVFASEGLRLNTLARFEYQELKQIEGSGLALLNIHSTSLSVGEYFYHQVALDQGWQLYVLLPYRPMAERMESYFLVSTALLVVGMLLAVLLTRQISAYLTAPLEFLAEKLTLSQGSEDPLSRLPALPRGSASEIRTLFDELDTNRIALKAYQDSLEQLVTTRTAQLEAANQKLAQQAHRDGLTGAYNRRYFDLSFEVARQHCVRSGSHLALALIDIDHFKSINDSHGHLVGDDCLKNLVSLIHRYFGRKLDLLARYGGEEFVLLLPQSDADEVLRRLESLRRTVAQSAVSESADGEPLYITISIGVLVTHPQYSSQQSDWLMAADSALYQAKSGGRNRLCRAETSDQSQPIQDIV; this is encoded by the coding sequence ATGGGGAAAAGGGGGCGGGCTCCCTACCGCATTTTGGTTGGCCGGTTTGCCACCGCGACGCTTTTGGGGGCGCTGGGATTTTGGATCAACTGTCACCCCATTCCCCTGTTCTCCAATATCGAGCTGGTACTGGGTAATACCCTGATCCTGCTTTGCGCCAGCCGTTTGGGGCTGGCTTATACCCTGTGGTGTGCGGCGCTGGCCATCAGTGGCCTGGCCATGACCTGGGGTAACTTCTACATCTATCTGACGTATGGCCTGGAAGCCTTGGTGGTGTGGCAGTTGCGCCGACGAGGTTGGTACCTGCTCTACGCCGATTTTTTCTACTGGTGCCTGATTGGCATGCCGTTAACGGCGCTGCTGATTCAGCAGTTCTTTACCATCCCCACGGATTACCAACTGGTGACCGTAGTAAAGCAGGGCTTTAATGGCCTGCTCTACACGGCACTGGCCTCGTTGATTAGCCTATTGTTGCCGGCGGGCTGGTTCCGGAGAATTCGGCAGCAGCCCCACGTAACGCGCAACTTTCGCGAAAAATTGGTGCATGCGGTACTGGTGATGCTCAGCCTGGTGTTTATGGTGTCGATGCTGGTGGCCAGTCGGAATATGGTGGTAACCCATCAGCAGTTGCTGGCCTCTAACCTGCACGAGCGCAGTGCCCACCTGGTGCATGAGTACCATCGTTACCTGGATTACCATCAGCGTGTCGTGTCGCTCGCGGGCCAGTGGTTCAGTAATGGCATTGCCCCGAGCCAATGGCAGGCGCGCCTCAACCAACTGCACCGGCAAAACGCCGGCTTCCTGACCATGCTGGTGGCCGACGAGGCCGGGCAGGTGATAGCCGCCAGTCCCGGTCAGCACCTGCTGGACGGGACGTCGGGGCTGAACGTCGCGGACCGGCACTACTTTACGGTGCCGATGAACGAGCATCGGCCCTATCTGTCAGATCTGTTGCAGGGAAGGGGGTTTGGCCAGGATCCCATTATTGCCATCAGTGCACCGATTATGGGGCCCGGACACCGCCCCATCGGCATTGTTGAGGGGTCGCTTGACCTGGCTGGCATCGCGGCGGAAAACGATCAAAGCCATTGGGGCGACGTGACCACCGTGCTGACCGACGCCACTGGCCGCATTGTCTTCGCCAGTGAGGGACTTCGGCTTAACACTCTGGCCCGTTTCGAGTACCAGGAGCTAAAGCAGATCGAGGGCTCCGGCCTGGCGCTGTTGAACATCCACAGCACCAGCCTGAGCGTGGGCGAGTATTTCTACCATCAGGTGGCGCTGGATCAGGGTTGGCAGCTTTATGTGTTGTTGCCCTACCGGCCGATGGCTGAACGGATGGAGAGCTACTTTCTGGTCAGCACGGCGTTGCTGGTGGTCGGGATGCTGTTGGCGGTATTGCTGACACGTCAGATCAGCGCCTACCTGACGGCGCCACTGGAGTTTCTGGCAGAGAAACTGACGCTGAGCCAGGGGTCGGAGGATCCGCTGAGCCGGCTGCCGGCACTGCCACGAGGGTCGGCGTCTGAAATTCGCACCCTGTTTGATGAGTTGGACACCAACCGCATTGCACTCAAGGCCTATCAGGATTCGCTTGAGCAACTGGTGACAACCCGTACCGCGCAGTTGGAGGCGGCCAACCAGAAGTTGGCGCAGCAGGCCCATCGGGACGGGTTAACCGGCGCGTACAACCGGCGTTACTTTGACCTGAGCTTTGAGGTGGCCCGCCAGCACTGTGTCCGCAGCGGCAGTCACCTGGCCCTGGCGTTGATCGACATCGACCACTTTAAGTCGATTAACGACAGCCATGGGCATCTGGTGGGGGACGATTGCCTGAAAAATCTGGTCAGCCTGATCCACCGCTATTTCGGCCGTAAGCTTGACCTGCTGGCGCGATACGGCGGGGAGGAGTTTGTGCTGTTGCTGCCCCAAAGCGATGCCGACGAGGTGCTGCGCCGGCTCGAGTCGTTGCGCCGGACAGTGGCTCAATCCGCCGTCAGTGAAAGCGCCGACGGCGAACCGCTGTACATCACCATCTCCATTGGCGTTTTGGTGACCCATCCTCAATACAGCAGTCAGCAGAGCGATTGGTTAATGGCGGCGGATAGTGCGCTTTATCAGGCTAAAAGTGGCGGCCGCAATCGCCTTTGTCGGGCGGAGACGAGCGATCAATCTCAACCAATTCAGGATATTGTGTAA
- a CDS encoding GNAT family N-acetyltransferase, translating into MWQLRRAGLADIASLQAIRHRISEYPAERDRPDTLYARYLSRQGRGWLGNDGRGDRGFVVVNLNDCSIWALYVDPDCQGKGLGRVLLQQGCRYLFWRGARRISLRTLAHTPALGFYQHLGWHVEQQHEAGQLELVLPRPTVTRRALP; encoded by the coding sequence ATGTGGCAACTGCGCCGGGCTGGCCTGGCAGACATCGCCAGTCTGCAGGCGATTCGGCACCGCATCAGTGAGTATCCGGCGGAACGTGACCGGCCAGATACCCTGTATGCCCGTTACCTGTCGCGCCAGGGGCGTGGCTGGCTGGGCAACGATGGTCGGGGTGACCGGGGATTTGTGGTGGTCAATCTCAACGATTGCAGCATCTGGGCCCTGTATGTCGACCCGGATTGTCAGGGCAAAGGGCTGGGACGGGTACTGCTGCAGCAAGGTTGCCGCTATCTGTTCTGGCGCGGGGCACGCCGGATAAGCCTACGTACCCTCGCCCATACTCCGGCATTGGGGTTCTACCAGCATTTAGGCTGGCACGTAGAACAACAACATGAAGCGGGACAACTGGAACTGGTGTTGCCCCGCCCCACCGTGACACGACGCGCTCTGCCCTGA
- the pdxH gene encoding pyridoxamine 5'-phosphate oxidase, with protein MSDLSDIRREYLKGGLRRKDLPEHPMALFEQWLEQAKQAEVLDPTAMSLATVDEQGRPFQRIVLLKQFDEQGFVFYTNLGSRKSQHIAHNNQVSLLFPWQSLERQIHITGTAEKLGPAEALKYFMTRPRDSQLGAWVSQQSAPISARGVLEAKFLELKQKFAKGEVPLPDFWGGYRVRADSFEFWQGGAKRLHDRFLYTLDDSRWQVERLAP; from the coding sequence GTGAGTGACCTCAGCGATATCCGTCGAGAATACCTGAAGGGGGGGCTGCGTCGTAAAGACCTGCCAGAGCACCCCATGGCCCTGTTTGAACAGTGGCTGGAGCAAGCAAAACAGGCCGAGGTGCTGGACCCGACGGCAATGAGCCTGGCCACGGTGGATGAGCAGGGGCGGCCGTTTCAGCGCATCGTATTGCTCAAGCAGTTTGATGAGCAGGGTTTTGTGTTTTACACCAACCTGGGCAGCCGCAAGTCGCAGCACATTGCCCATAACAATCAGGTCAGCCTGCTGTTTCCCTGGCAAAGCCTGGAGCGTCAGATCCACATCACCGGCACGGCGGAAAAGCTGGGACCGGCGGAGGCGCTGAAGTACTTTATGACCCGTCCCCGGGACAGCCAGTTGGGCGCCTGGGTATCCCAGCAGAGTGCGCCGATTTCGGCCCGTGGCGTGCTGGAAGCCAAGTTTCTTGAGCTGAAGCAGAAGTTTGCCAAGGGCGAAGTGCCGTTACCGGACTTTTGGGGCGGATACCGGGTACGGGCAGACAGCTTTGAGTTTTGGCAGGGGGGCGCCAAACGTCTGCACGACCGCTTCCTCTATACCCTGGATGACAGCCGTTGGCAGGTGGAGCGTCTCGCGCCCTGA
- the can gene encoding carbonate dehydratase — MASLQHLFERNRAWAEKIEAEHPDFFTELEHQQSPEYLWIGCSDSRVPANQIIDLAPGEIFVHRNIANVVVHSDLNALSVIQYAVDVLKVKHIMVVGHYGCGGVKAALQDSRLGLATNWLRHVRDVYEDHRDQVDSLPAELQHRRLCELNVIAQVINTCQTTIVKDAWARNQAVAVHGWVYDLADGLLRDMNVSIKASPELLPKTQAAILDLARKKD; from the coding sequence ATGGCCAGTTTACAGCACCTGTTCGAACGCAATCGGGCCTGGGCGGAGAAGATTGAAGCGGAACATCCGGATTTTTTTACCGAGCTGGAACATCAGCAGTCGCCGGAGTACCTCTGGATTGGCTGTTCCGACAGTCGTGTACCGGCCAACCAGATCATTGATCTGGCACCCGGTGAGATTTTCGTTCACCGTAATATCGCCAATGTGGTGGTGCACTCCGATCTGAATGCGTTGTCAGTGATTCAGTACGCGGTCGATGTGCTCAAGGTAAAGCACATTATGGTGGTAGGCCACTATGGTTGTGGCGGCGTTAAAGCGGCGCTGCAGGACTCCCGGCTCGGGCTGGCAACCAACTGGTTGCGCCATGTTCGTGATGTTTACGAAGACCACCGCGATCAGGTGGATTCACTGCCGGCGGAGCTGCAGCATCGCCGTCTGTGTGAGCTGAATGTCATTGCTCAGGTGATCAACACCTGCCAGACCACCATTGTTAAAGACGCCTGGGCCAGAAATCAGGCGGTGGCGGTGCATGGCTGGGTCTATGATTTGGCTGATGGCCTGCTGCGTGACATGAATGTGTCGATCAAGGCCTCACCGGAACTGTTACCGAAGACCCAGGCCGCGATTCTCGACCTGGCCCGAAAGAAGGACTGA